The DNA segment TAGAGGTCGTAGAGGGATTAGACAGACTGGAGGACTGCTCTCCTCTGCTGGAGCAGCTGcagtgaaaacacacacacacacacacacacagacacacacacacacacacacagacacacacacacacacacacacacacacacacacacacacacacacacacacacacacacacctcatcacAGCACTCCTGACCAGCTGATGTCTCTGCGTTTTACAACATCATGTTAACACTTTATACTGTGAGCTGAATTACAATGAAGAATCTACTTCCAATCTGAGGGAAGAGACATTTAAATGATTTAAAGAATCAAAGCTAAATGAAGTATCTACTTCCaatgagagggaagagggagagtgtATAGGTGATTAACTTTAGCTATAatttaccatttagcagacgcttttatccaaagcgacttacagtcatgtgtgcatacattgttacgtatgggtggtcccggggatcgaacccactaccctggcattacaagcaccatgctctaccaattgagctacagtgggCCACATTAAATGTACATTAAATGATCTAAAACAATCTAAGCTAAATGATGAAGTACTGTACCTTTTACTGTATCCATTTATATGACTCCAATAGGGTCACTACGTTCACTACGTTTACTTGACATTGTACAGTCCTGAGTGGATGGTGACAATGACAACAATTCATTTGAAGGATGGGCCTGTGTGTACATATGAATTTACTATGAAATAAGTTTGAAAAATACTGTTACttgtttattttcttattttctaTTTTGTTAAACTGTATTTTATCCTTATTCTATACATGAATCTTCATTAAATAAAAATATAGAAAACTAAATATATCCTGTTTTGTCCTCCTCATTTATCAGAAGTACAGTTTTTACAACAACCATAATATCAGAATGTTAcctgacaacaacaacacaaagatacaatatatacagtaccacagtcaaaggtttggacacacctactcattcaagggttttcctttgtttttactatattctacattgtagaataatagtgaagacatcaaaactatgaaataacatatatggaatcatgcagtaaccataaaagtgttaaacaaatcaaaatatattttatatttgagattcttcaaagtagccaccctttgccttgatgactgctttgcacacagccatgcaatctccatagacaaacattggcagtagaatggccttactgaagagctcagtgactttcaacgtggcactattttcaggtctctccagagatgttcgatcgggttcaagtccgggctctggctgggccactcaaggacatacagagacttgtcctgaagccactcttgtgttgtcttggctgtgtgcttagggtcgttgtcctgttagaaggtgaaccttcgccccagtctgaggtcctgtgtgctctggagcaggttttcatcaaagatctctctctactttgctccgttcatctttccctcgatcctgactagtctcccagtccctgctgctgaaaaacatccccatagcatgatgctgccaccaccgtgcttcacagtagggatggtgccaggtttcctccagatgtgatgcttggcattcaggccaaagagttcaatcttggtttcatcagaccagagaatcttgtttctcatggtctgagagtcctaaAGGGGcatttaggcaaactccaagcgggctgtcatgtgccttttactgaggagtggcttccgtcaggccactctaccataaaggcctgattggtggagggctgcagagatggttttccttctggaaggttcacccatctccacagaggaactctggagctctgtcagagtgacctgtgcagcgacgctcctcatccgacctgacagagctgcagcggcagggactgggagactagtcaggatcgagtcaaagatgaacggagatccttgatgaacagagatccttgatgaaaacctgctccagagcgctcaggacctcagactggtgcaaaggttcaccttccaacaggacaacgaccctaagcacacagccaaaacaacgcagaagtggcttcgggacaagcctctgaatgtccttgagtggcccagccagagcccggacttgaatccgatctaacatctatggagagacctgaaaatagctgtgcagcgacgctccccatccaacctgacagagcttgagaggatctgcagagaagaatgggagaaactccccaaacactgttgtgccaagcttgtagcatcatacccaagaagactcgaggctgtaatcgctgccaaaggtgcttcaacaaagtactgagtaaatagtctgatatttcagtttttcatttttaataaatttgctaagatttctaaaaacctgtttttgctttgtcattatggggtattgtgtgtagattggtgagggaaaaaacgatttaatcccttttagaataaggctgtaacgtaacaaaatgtggaaaaagtcaaggggtctgaatactttccgaatgcactgtagcattATTTATCTGACTTGCTATGTACATAACGTCTAACCAGGTGCATTAAATATTTTCAGAATTTGTGTAAAACGTAACAGAATATCAAAAGTGTGTGAGACAAGGCAAAAAcagatgtttaaaaaatatataacaataaTTTGAAAACTGAAAACAAAGTTTACATAATTTTAGTGTCTACTTAATATGTAAAAGATAAACAAATAATCATAAAAATCTACCCGAGACACAAAAAACCTGTAGTTACAAAATCAATCATATGGTTACCTTAACCACCTGGCCATCACATCATTAATATGGTTACCTTACCAACTGGCCATCACACCATTCATATGGTTACCTTACCACCTGGCCATCACACCATTCATATGGTTACCTTACCACCTGGCCATCACACCATTCATATGGTTACCTTACCACCTGGCCATCACACCATTCATATGGTTACCTTACCACCTAGCCATCACACCATTCACATGGTTACCTTACCACCTGGCCATCACACCATTAATATGGTTACCTTACCACCTGGCCATCACACCATTCATATGGTTACTTTACCACCTGGCCATCACACCATTCATATGGTTACCTTACCACCTGGCCATCACACCATTCATATGGTTACCTTACCACCTGGCCATCACACCATTCATATGGTTACCTTACCACCTGGCCATCACACCATTCATATGGTTACCTTACCACCTAGCCATCACACCATTCATATGGTTACCTTACCACCTGGCCATCACACCATTCATATGGTTACCTTACCACCTGGCCATCACACCATTCATATGGTTACTTTACCACCTGGCCATCACACCATTCATATGGTTACCTTACCACCTGGCCATCACACCATTCATATGGTTACTTTACCACCTGGCCATCACACCATTCATATGGTTACCTTACCACCTGGCTATCACACCATTCATATGGTTACCTTACCACCTGGCCATCACACCATTCATATGGTTACCTTACCACCTGGCCATCACACCATTCATATGGTTACCTTACCATCTGGCCATCACACCATTCATATGGTTACCTTACCACCTGGCCATCACACCATTCATATGGTTACCTTACCACCTGGCCATCACACCATTCATATGGTTACCTTACCACCTGGCCATCACACCATTCATATGGTTACCTTACCACCTAGCCATCACACCATTCATATGGTTACCTTACCACCTGGCCATCACACCATTCATATGGTTACCTTACCACCTGGCCATCACACCATTCATATGGTTACCTTACCACCTGGCCATCACACCATTCATATGGTTACCTTACCACCTGGCCATCACACCATTCATATGGTTACCTTACCACCTGGCCATCACACCATTCATATGGTTACCTTACCACCTGGCCATCACACCATTCATATGGTTACCTTACCACCTGGCCATCACACCATTCATATGGTTACCTTACCACCTAGCCATCACACCATTCATATGGTTACCTTACCACCTGGCCATCACACCATTCATATGGTTACCTTACCACCTGGCCATCACACCATTCATATGGTTACCTTACCACCTGGCCATCACACCATTCATATGGTTACCTTACCACCTGGCCATCACACCATTCATATGGTTACCTTACCACCTGGCCATCACACCATTCATATGGTTACCTTACCACCTGGCCATCACACCATTCATATGGTTACCTTACCACCTGGCCATCACACCATTCAGTTCCATTCCAATCCTAATCTTCCATTAATGTCTACATGGGGTTGAACTATAGGTCCACTAATAGATAATAACTAACTTTATTCACTGTTTAATGCTCCTCATACAAGCCtgaatgtgtcaagagttcatgaATGCAGACTGTTTTATTTACCAGGTCAAGTCAAATGTTATAACAGCATTCTTCTTCTTATTTGTTTCCTGACACATCATCACGTACATCACCCTGGTCTGTAACAATAACATCATCACGTACATCACCCTGGTCTGTAACAATAACATCATCACGTACATCACCCTGGTCTGTAACAATAATATCATCACGTACATCACCCTGGTCTGGAACAATAACATCATCACGTACATCACCCTGGTCTGTAACAATAACATCATCACGTACATCACCCTGGTCTGGAACAATAACATCATCACGTACATCACCCTGGTCTGGAACAATAACATCATCACGTACATCACCCTGGTCTGGAACAATAACATCATCACGTACATCACCCTGGTCTGGAACAATAACATCATCACGTACATAGTGTGCCAATCAATCATTGTGTAATAAATGGATTCCTTGCCATGTCCGCGATCAGACCCAGTCAGTCTAACTGATCCAATCCTCATTTATCACTCATCAACGTCTGAACATCTAGAACGGCTTattattatacaacgggtgggtctattcctgaatgctgattggttaaaaccgcattccagctggtgtctattccacatgttaccaccggctaaatctatgatgttaaaatgcctatttactctgttccatctgactgcgcaatccactgtctcatcagcccagccaggcaatttataaacttgatctccactataaaaagcatctagacattatctcacatttagttttcaacagtggagatttgtataaaccttgctgtctgtctctccgacatttgcaacattgtttcaatattcaaatccgatctccagctgtcccatagtaatgaacgagtTGGGACGAGAcagaatcagctggcatcatttttatggatatatacaaacaactatcaatagaaaacaggtaaaatgAAACGAAGTGCAGATAGtctgcagtctttccagcttcagtttgaagtgattgtgttactgtagctgtgttgttggccagctcctctgaacaacagtgtcctgacgagtgagcacattctctatgccaggcgaaatcgcgcctcattagctcattgttatggatgtatccaaataaatgtcactagaaaacagcttaaacaaatgcaaatgcatctACTTTGctggctgttattctggctgaactttttgacgtgactgtaaattagccatagttggctagctagcaggcaagggataagaatgttgccagccagtaCGGCAATGGAACACTTAGAACGAAcgaccgtgccaatatatcctccaaacaccggcttcgagggcattatcacttttacacaacgggttaccaacatattcaaataatgattgacatattttctcctctcctctcctctcctctcctctcctctcctctcctctcctctcctctcctctcctctcctctcctctcctctcctctcctctcctctcctctcctctccctcctccctcctctcctctcctctcctctcctctcccctcatcccccctcctctcctctcctctccctctcctctcctctccctctcctctcctcctctcctctcctctctctcctctccctctcctctcctctcctctccctctcctctcctctctctactctactctactctctctctcctctctctcctcctctcctctcctctcctctcctctcctctccctctcctctcctctcctctcctctcctctcctctcctctcctctcctctctctctcctctactctactctactctactctcctcctcctctcctctcctctcctctcctctcctctcctctcctctcctctctctcctctcctctcctctcctctcctctcctctcctctcctctcctctcctcttctcctctcctctcctctcctctcctctcctctcctctcctctcctctcctctcctctcctctcctccctctcctctcctctcctctcctctcctctcctctcccccaccgtGTGATAGTGATGAGTTGTGTTTAGATGAGTCTCTGTCTAGCTGTCCATgtgcatttgtgtttgtgtgtgtgtatgtgtgtgtgtgtgtatgtgtgtgtttaagaCAGGGAGTAACAGGTCCTAACAGAGCCACCAGGTTTGTGTTCCAAATGACATCCTAttcacatagggctctggttaaaagtagtgcactatgtagggaatagggtgccattgggacacCCCCTGTCTCATGTTGTGACTAACTCAGCCACTAGAACATGTTTTTCTCATTAAGCTGGTCAAGCAGCACCTCTTCTGACCACGGCATGGCCGGACTCCATAAACAACCCAGAATACATCTGACTGGAATACTAGAGGGACAAGGGAgaaagttagagagagagaaagagagagagagatagagagagagagagagggggagagggggagagagagagagaaagagagagagagagagagaaagggggagagagagagagagagagatagagagaaagggggagagagagagagaaagagagagagagagacagagagagagagagagagaggggggggagagagagagagagatagagagaaagggggagagagagagagagagcgagagagaaagggggagagagagagagaaagagagagagagagacagagagagagagagagagagagagagagagagagggggggagagagagagaaagagagagaaagagaaagagagagagagagagagagagagagagagagagagagagagagagagagagagagagagagagagagagaaggggagagagagtaagagagcgagagagaaagagagagagagagagagagagagagagagagagagagagagagagagagagagagagagagagagagagagagagagagagagagagagagagagagagggggtagagagagagaaagagagagagagagagagagagagagagagagagagggggagagagaggagagagagagagagagagagagagagagagagagagagagagagagagagagagagagggagtgagcgagagaaagagagagaggaagaaagagagagagggagagagagacagagagagaaggggagagagagagagagagagagagagagagagagagagagagagagagagagagagagagaaagagagactctctctctctctctctcccccactctctctctctttccaggtTTACATGTAAAGGTTTactctttacattgtagaataatagtgaagacatcaaaactatgaaataaaacatatggaatgatgtacagttgatgtcggaagtttacatacaacttagccaaatacatttaagctcagtttttcacaattcctgagagaatgccaagagtgtgcaaagctgtcatcaaggcaaagggtggctatttgaagaatctcaaatgtaaaatatattttgatttgtttaacagttttttggttactacatgattccatatgttttatttcatagttttgatgtcttcgctattattctacgacgtagaaaatagtgaaaataaagaaaaacccttgaatgagtaggtgtgtccaaacctttgactgctactgtatatcataaggcctttctttgatgGCCTGGTTTTACCATAACACAGCggtgttaggaaactcctggtttacaggcctcatcaggcctgcaagtcacattatgctggcttgcaaagtgatgtgtaattcctattggaatccagccagagttaggatatccaacatgCATTCAGATGACTATCAGAGTTAGGAAACTTCATTAAAAAAGACTACCTAAGCCATTTAATCTGggacaaccatttcagtaatgggtgcaataaatctaactaactgattggattagtttatatatatatatttttatatttgagtagcataacatttatcaatcaatcattgcatgtaaaaacacagatattaaaaacaatcctAAAAATAATaaacctgcagtagagcatgctgggaaatatgctaATGTTGGCATGGTTTTGATGGAACCGTTTTACTTTCCACAGTGTAAACAATAACTCTGGTTaataacaccaacactgggggttATTTCACAGAGTGAATGTAATTCCTGAATCAACACtataaatgttacactgaaaaatcaacactggccaatttgcatAAAATAACTGAACTCTGaactttgaagcatttatttgggctgcaatttctgaggcagataactctaatgaacttatcctctacagcagaggtaactctgggtcttccattcctgtgccggacctcatgagagccagtttcatcatagcgctggatggtttttgcaactgcaaaatgttacactgaaaaatcaacactggccaatttgctgtgtagagAGAAAAGTGTATTAAAGGGAATTCCTGCTATGTGCCTACAGTATTCTGTGAAGATCTAACCTGTATGCTAAATGCATGGAGAAAGAGCTGTTCATATCTCCATATGACCATAATATACCACAACAAAACACAGTGGTCAGCTGAAAAAAACGAACATTCATTCCAGAGTTTGGTTAGACTTTTATTACAATTTTGATAATGGCACAAGTCATCCCACAGTCAGAGAGATCAATGATACAACAGAAACACAATCTGTGTCCAGTACACTCAGATCAGGACGGtctccaggtaaacaaacaacaacaaacacaaacaacaacaaacatgatTGTAAGGGTGATTCCCAAATGGTTCCCTGTGCCCTACTTTGCACAAAGGCTCATTAGCACTatcaagggaatagggttcctTTTGGGAAGCACAGTTCATCAGTATTCTGAATCCCAGACGTCTCCTAGGCCAGTTTGAGCAGCTCTGTAACCATGACGCCCaccccatcaaacacctcatGTATGGGAGCGTTACACATGAAGGCGGAGGAGGTGACCAGCTTGTTCTTCACATCGATGTGGACCTCCCCCACTTTCTTATTCACATGTTTACAGCCCATCTCCGTCATGGCAGTTGCTGTCTGGGCATTGGGCCATCTAGTGgcaggagagagaagagcagcAGGTTAAAAACAAACAGAGACATATcagcacacactctctctctctctctctctctctctctctctctctctctctctctctctctctctctctctctctctctctctctctctctctctctctctctctctctctctctctctctctgtctctctctctctctctctgctctctctctctctctgctctctcttgtctctctgctctctctctctctctctctctctctctctctctctctgtctctctctctctctctttctctctcacacacactctctctctctctctctctctctcacacacacacacacactctctctctctctctctctctctctctctctttctctctctctatctctctgtctctgtctctctctctctctctctctctctctctctctctctctctctctctctgtctctctatctctctcatacacacacacacactctctctctctctctcacacacaaacacacacacacagacacacagacacacacacacacacacacacacacacacacacacacacacacacacagacacacagacacacacacagacacaccctctctcacaaacacacactttgcCCTGTTCACCCACACCTGTGACACTGTAACCCACCTCTTACACTCCTTGTCCTGTCCCACGGTGATCTCACACCCCGGCAGGACCTTAGCAGCCAGGACAGGGGAGATGCAGCACATAGCCAGGGGCTTCCCTGCAGCATGGAACCCCTTAATCAGCTTCTCTACCTGGGGTTGAACCGTGTACTCCTTCCCCTTCACCGCCCAGTCAGACAGGTTTTTAGCCACGCCAAAACCACCTGCAAGACACAACACCGTTCAGTTGAGAGGAGCACTGTGGAGACGTGCTTCAGGGGGGAGGAAGTAGTGGTTGTGTGATGTTTAGGGTGTGATAGAAATGAAGTCATAGTGAAAGAGTGATGATAGTAACAGAGATATAGCATAAAGGAGTGAAGATATAGTAACAGAGATATATAATAAAGTATCATATTAATGAAAGATAAAGACAAGGAGAGTGTTAGCTATGTACAAGGTCAGTACCAGTTTCATATTATCAATGTGCTGGTGCTAGATGAAGGAGTTATGCTCACCTGGGATAACGAGGGCGTCGAAGGCGGTGACCTCTAGCTTGTCGAGGTCAGACACATCGCCGCGGGCGATACGAGCACTCTCCTCCAGGACGTTGCGTTTCTCCGCCGTGGGTTTCCCCTCACAGTGGTTCACCACATGCATTTGGTCCATGTTGGGGGCAAACATCTGGACCTGGGGTagggaagggaaggagaggagaggaggagaggggaggaggggggaggagggaggaggggaggaggggagaggagaagagtaggggaggaggggagaagaggagaggaggggaggagggaggaggggagaggagaagagtaggggaggaggggagaggaggagaggagaggagaggagaggagaggagaggagaggagaggagaggagaggagaggagaggagaggagaggagaggagaggaggacggtCAGACATTCTTTACAGTGTGAAGAGTCATTATcttaatgtagactaaccctaccttagctccagtcctaaccctaatgtagactaaccctaccttagctccagtcctaaccctaatgtagactaaccctaccttagctccagtcctaaccctaatgtagactaaccctaccttagctccagtcctaaccctaaccctaatgtagactaaccgtaccttagctccagtcctaaccctaatgtagactaaccctaccttagctccagtcctaaccctaatgtagactaacactaccttagctccagtcctaaccctaaccctaatgcagactaaccctaccttagctccagtcctaaccctaatgtagactaaccctaccttagctccagtcctaaccctaatgtagactaacactaccttagctccagtcctaaccctaatgtagactaaccctaacttagctccagtcctaa comes from the Coregonus clupeaformis isolate EN_2021a unplaced genomic scaffold, ASM2061545v1 scaf0015, whole genome shotgun sequence genome and includes:
- the LOC121558032 gene encoding glutamine amidotransferase-like class 1 domain-containing protein 3A, mitochondrial isoform X1; this translates as MVKSVAVILSGCGVYDGTEIHEASAVLVHLSRAGAKVQMFAPNMDQMHVVNHCEGKPTAEKRNVLEESARIARGDVSDLDKLEVTAFDALVIPGGFGVAKNLSDWAVKGKEYTVQPQVEKLIKGFHAAGKPLAMCCISPVLAAKVLPGCEITVGQDKECKRWPNAQTATAMTEMGCKHVNKKVGEVHIDVKNKLVTSSAFMCNAPIHEVFDGVGVMVTELLKLA
- the LOC121558032 gene encoding glutamine amidotransferase-like class 1 domain-containing protein 3A, mitochondrial isoform X2 codes for the protein MFAPNMDQMHVVNHCEGKPTAEKRNVLEESARIARGDVSDLDKLEVTAFDALVIPGGFGVAKNLSDWAVKGKEYTVQPQVEKLIKGFHAAGKPLAMCCISPVLAAKVLPGCEITVGQDKECKRWPNAQTATAMTEMGCKHVNKKVGEVHIDVKNKLVTSSAFMCNAPIHEVFDGVGVMVTELLKLA